One window of the Rhizobiaceae bacterium genome contains the following:
- a CDS encoding primosomal protein N' yields the protein MGHESARQRAVPVLVPMPADRPYSYAVPDGMHVVPGSIVRVPLGPREVAGIVWDGDCEAIEAKRLRPISEAFDCPPICEDMRRFVDWVAGYTLSPPGLVARMILRAPEAFDPEPWINGLQMTDARPDRMTDARARVLEMAGDGMAWTRSGLAHAAGVSLTVIDGLKAQGVFSETLIPPRPVVARPDPSYAAPDLTADQQAAATDLRKAAAAAKFSATLIDGVTGSGKTEVYFEAVAAAVEAGRQVLILLPEIALTQAFLARFHDRFGAKPAEWHSDLPPRMRERVWRQVAEGTVRVVAGARSALFLPFNELGLIIVDEEHDPAYKQEDRVFYNARDMAVVRAHIGGFAVMLASATPSVETQVNAAQGRYAKVHLPARFAEAALPEIRAIDMRRAPPARGGFLSPLLISEVRQTLERGEQSLLFLNRRGYAPLTLCRACGHRFQCPQCSSWLVEHRFRGQLVCHHCGHHEKRPDACPECGALDHLVACGPGVERIAEEVVGHFPDARTIVLSSDILGGVKRMRLEFEAVAKGEADIVIGTQLVAKGHNFPGMTLVGVVDADLGLANGDPRAAERTFQLLSQVTGRAGRTGRKSIGLLQTYQPDHPVMQAIVSGDSAAFYEREIAERERSSLPPFGRLAGIIVSADTRADAESHARQLRRAAPQAADIAILGPAEAPMAVVAGRHRFRLLIHGERRADMQGFIRRMLAEGLKARGSVRVQVDIDPQSFL from the coding sequence ATGGGGCACGAATCGGCGAGGCAGCGCGCCGTGCCGGTTCTGGTGCCGATGCCGGCCGACCGGCCCTACAGCTACGCGGTGCCGGACGGCATGCATGTCGTGCCGGGCTCCATCGTGCGCGTGCCGCTAGGCCCCCGCGAAGTGGCCGGCATCGTCTGGGACGGCGATTGCGAGGCGATCGAGGCGAAGCGCCTGCGGCCGATCAGCGAGGCGTTCGACTGCCCTCCGATCTGCGAGGATATGCGCCGCTTTGTCGATTGGGTGGCCGGCTACACGCTGTCGCCGCCGGGACTGGTCGCCCGCATGATCCTGCGCGCCCCGGAAGCGTTCGACCCGGAACCATGGATCAACGGGCTGCAAATGACTGACGCACGCCCCGACCGCATGACGGATGCCCGCGCGCGCGTCCTCGAAATGGCAGGGGACGGCATGGCCTGGACCCGCTCGGGCCTTGCCCATGCGGCCGGCGTATCGCTCACCGTCATCGACGGGCTCAAGGCGCAGGGCGTGTTCTCGGAAACGCTGATTCCACCGCGTCCGGTGGTGGCGCGTCCCGATCCGTCCTATGCCGCGCCCGACCTCACGGCGGACCAGCAGGCGGCGGCGACTGATCTGCGCAAGGCCGCCGCCGCTGCAAAATTTTCCGCGACCCTGATCGACGGCGTCACCGGTTCGGGCAAGACCGAAGTCTATTTCGAGGCCGTGGCGGCGGCGGTCGAGGCAGGCCGGCAGGTTCTCATCCTCTTGCCGGAAATCGCGCTGACGCAGGCTTTTCTCGCCCGCTTCCACGACCGGTTCGGCGCCAAGCCGGCGGAATGGCATTCGGACCTGCCGCCGCGCATGCGGGAGCGTGTCTGGCGGCAGGTGGCCGAAGGCACGGTGCGGGTGGTCGCCGGTGCGCGCTCGGCGCTCTTCCTGCCGTTCAACGAACTCGGCCTCATCATCGTCGACGAGGAGCACGACCCCGCCTACAAGCAGGAGGACCGCGTCTTCTACAATGCGCGTGACATGGCCGTGGTGCGGGCGCATATAGGCGGCTTTGCGGTCATGCTCGCCTCCGCCACGCCGTCCGTCGAGACGCAGGTGAATGCCGCGCAGGGGCGTTACGCCAAGGTGCATCTGCCGGCCCGTTTCGCCGAGGCCGCGCTGCCGGAAATCCGCGCCATCGACATGCGCCGCGCTCCGCCCGCGCGCGGCGGGTTCCTGTCGCCCCTGCTGATCTCGGAAGTCCGGCAAACGCTTGAGCGGGGCGAGCAGTCCCTGCTTTTCCTCAATCGTCGCGGCTATGCGCCGCTGACGCTCTGCCGCGCCTGCGGCCATCGCTTCCAGTGTCCGCAATGTTCGAGCTGGCTGGTGGAGCACAGGTTTCGCGGCCAGCTCGTCTGCCATCATTGCGGCCATCACGAGAAGCGGCCCGATGCCTGTCCCGAATGCGGCGCCCTCGATCACCTCGTCGCCTGCGGCCCGGGCGTGGAGCGGATCGCCGAGGAGGTGGTCGGCCACTTCCCGGATGCCCGCACCATCGTGCTCTCGTCCGACATTCTCGGCGGCGTGAAGCGCATGCGACTGGAGTTCGAGGCGGTGGCCAAGGGCGAGGCGGACATCGTCATCGGCACGCAGCTCGTCGCCAAGGGCCACAACTTTCCGGGCATGACGCTGGTCGGCGTGGTCGACGCCGACCTCGGCCTCGCCAATGGCGATCCGCGCGCTGCCGAGCGGACCTTCCAGCTGCTCAGCCAGGTGACGGGCCGGGCCGGCCGCACCGGCAGGAAGAGCATTGGCCTGCTGCAGACCTACCAGCCGGACCATCCCGTCATGCAGGCCATCGTGTCGGGTGATTCGGCCGCCTTCTACGAACGGGAGATCGCGGAGCGGGAAAGATCGTCCCTGCCGCCCTTCGGCAGGCTGGCCGGAATCATCGTCAGCGCCGACACCCGGGCCGATGCCGAAAGCCATGCGCGGCAGTTGCGCCGTGCCGCGCCGCAAGCAGCGGATATCGCCATTCTCGGGCCGGCCGAGGCGCCGATGGCCGTCGTTGCCGGGCGTCACCGCTTTCGTCTCCTGATCCACGGCGAGCGCCGCGCCGACATGCAGGGTTTCATCCGCAGGATGCTCGCCGAGGGCCTGAAGGCGCGCGGCTCGGTGCGCGTGCAGGTCGACATCGATCCGCAGAGCTTTTTGTAA
- the fsa gene encoding fructose-6-phosphate aldolase yields the protein MKFFVDTADVKEIRELNDLGLVDGVTTNPSLILKSGGNIAEVTKEICDIVAGPVSAEVVATEYRQMMKEAEILAKIADNVAIKVPLTLDGLKACKTIRTELNRMVNVTLCFSANQALLAAKAGATFISPFVGRLDDMGIDGMDLIAEIKQIYDNYNFETEILTASVRTVNHVKQAALIGADVITAPPATLRALVSHPLTDKGLAAFLADWAKTGQKIG from the coding sequence ATGAAATTCTTTGTCGACACGGCCGATGTGAAGGAAATCCGCGAACTCAACGATCTCGGCCTCGTTGACGGCGTCACCACAAATCCCTCGCTGATCCTGAAGTCGGGCGGCAACATCGCCGAAGTGACCAAAGAGATCTGCGATATCGTCGCAGGACCGGTTTCCGCCGAGGTCGTGGCGACCGAATACAGGCAGATGATGAAGGAAGCGGAGATCCTGGCGAAGATCGCCGACAATGTCGCGATCAAGGTGCCGCTGACGCTCGACGGCCTCAAGGCCTGCAAGACCATCCGCACGGAACTTAACCGCATGGTCAACGTCACGCTCTGCTTCTCGGCCAATCAGGCGCTGCTGGCCGCGAAGGCCGGCGCGACCTTCATCTCGCCCTTCGTCGGCCGTCTCGACGACATGGGCATCGACGGCATGGATCTGATCGCCGAGATCAAGCAGATCTACGACAACTACAATTTCGAGACCGAGATCCTGACGGCGTCGGTGCGCACGGTGAACCACGTCAAGCAGGCCGCGCTGATCGGCGCCGACGTCATTACCGCGCCGCCGGCGACGCTTCGCGCGCTGGTCAGCCACCCGCTCACCGACAAGGGCCTCGCCGCCTTCCTCGCCGACTGGGCGAAGACCGGCCAGAAGATCGGCTGA
- a CDS encoding hydratase, with the protein MTDAGAIADEVLKALASRDPVEPFTARVASFDDRAAYAVTSELRRRRSERGEMPIGRKIGFTNRNIWAEYGVYEPIWGDIYATTAHDVQPGARARISHLPQPRIEPEIVLGLDGDLSGDMSAEDVAERIGWVAHGFEIVQSIFPDWKCSVADCVADGGLHGALFIGPRKPLSAVERRVLPAILPKIGIELFRDGRPIDAGIGSNVLGGPVQALKYLVDVLARDPLNPSLRAGEFISTGTITRAFPVSAGERWSTRLTGFDLPGMDVELY; encoded by the coding sequence ATGACGGATGCGGGAGCGATCGCCGACGAGGTGTTGAAGGCGCTCGCCTCCCGTGACCCGGTCGAGCCGTTCACGGCCCGGGTCGCCAGCTTCGACGATCGCGCCGCCTATGCGGTGACGAGCGAGCTACGCCGCAGGCGCAGCGAGCGCGGCGAAATGCCCATCGGCCGCAAGATCGGCTTCACCAACCGCAACATCTGGGCCGAGTACGGCGTCTACGAGCCGATCTGGGGCGACATCTACGCGACGACGGCGCATGACGTCCAACCCGGCGCGCGGGCAAGAATCTCGCATCTGCCGCAGCCGCGCATCGAGCCGGAGATCGTCCTCGGGCTCGACGGCGATCTTTCCGGCGATATGTCGGCGGAGGACGTCGCGGAACGAATCGGCTGGGTCGCCCACGGCTTCGAGATCGTGCAATCCATCTTTCCCGACTGGAAATGCAGCGTCGCGGACTGCGTGGCCGATGGCGGCCTGCACGGCGCGCTGTTCATCGGACCGCGCAAGCCCTTGTCGGCGGTCGAGCGCCGCGTCCTGCCCGCCATCTTGCCGAAGATCGGGATCGAACTCTTCCGCGACGGCAGGCCGATCGACGCAGGCATCGGCTCCAACGTGCTCGGCGGGCCGGTGCAGGCGCTGAAATATCTTGTCGACGTGCTGGCCCGGGACCCGCTCAATCCTTCGTTGCGCGCTGGCGAGTTCATTTCGACCGGCACGATAACCCGCGCCTTCCCGGTATCGGCGGGGGAGCGCTGGTCGACGCGGCTGACCGGCTTCGACCTGCCGGGAATGGATGTCGAACTCTACTAA
- a CDS encoding 1-acyl-sn-glycerol-3-phosphate acyltransferase, with protein MPSLNPPRSAPAEAAAALIKGTDAGANMHVVDQLIAERSLNLARNPIWPLIRPLLMRVFHYRKAVRMADDVRDLPGFEAMEYLSRLLRLDIDVRGLENLPDSGPFILAPSHPTGIADGVAVFDAFKTVRPDMIFFANRDALRVAAGFRDLVIPVEWRAAEKSHAKGRDTLEATARAFAARRMVVLFPSGRIAYWNEGRLTERPWQSSVVALARRYDCPVVPVNIQARNSGLFYFLSRFSNDLRDITVFHELLNKTGRAYRISVGKPIAADALEGDAASVAARLQAHTVEELAANPRADFVARSVAP; from the coding sequence ATGCCCTCGTTGAATCCGCCGCGCAGCGCTCCCGCTGAGGCCGCCGCGGCACTCATCAAGGGCACGGACGCCGGCGCAAACATGCACGTCGTCGACCAGCTGATCGCCGAGCGCTCGCTGAATCTTGCCCGTAACCCGATCTGGCCTTTGATCCGCCCCCTGCTGATGCGTGTCTTCCATTACCGGAAGGCCGTGCGCATGGCGGACGACGTCCGCGATCTGCCCGGCTTCGAGGCTATGGAATATCTCAGCCGTCTGCTGCGGCTCGACATTGACGTACGCGGGCTGGAGAACCTGCCGGATTCCGGGCCGTTCATCCTGGCGCCGAGCCACCCAACGGGCATCGCCGACGGCGTCGCGGTCTTCGACGCGTTCAAGACCGTGCGCCCCGACATGATCTTCTTCGCCAATCGCGATGCGCTCCGCGTCGCGGCCGGCTTTCGCGACCTCGTCATACCCGTCGAGTGGCGCGCGGCCGAAAAGAGCCATGCCAAGGGCCGCGATACGCTGGAGGCTACTGCGCGGGCCTTTGCCGCCAGGCGCATGGTGGTGCTGTTCCCTTCCGGCCGCATCGCCTACTGGAACGAGGGCAGGCTGACCGAGCGCCCGTGGCAGAGCTCCGTCGTGGCGCTCGCCCGGCGCTACGACTGTCCGGTCGTGCCGGTCAACATTCAGGCCCGGAATTCAGGCCTGTTCTATTTTCTTTCGCGCTTCTCCAACGACCTGCGCGATATTACCGTCTTCCACGAATTGCTGAACAAGACCGGACGCGCCTACAGGATATCGGTCGGCAAGCCGATCGCGGCGGACGCGCTGGAAGGCGATGCGGCGTCCGTCGCCGCGAGGCTGCAGGCGCATACGGTGGAAGAGCTTGCCGCCAATCCGCGGGCCGACTTCGTGGCCCGGTCGGTAGCGCCTTAG
- the leuS gene encoding leucine--tRNA ligase translates to MATERYNPRASEPKWQKAWDDARLFETKNDDPRPKYYVLEMFPYPSGRIHMGHVRNYTLGDVLTRYKRAIGFNVLHPFGWDAFGLPAENAARDNKVDPRAWTYANIETMKSQLRTLGFSWDWSREFATCDPSYYKHQQKMFLDFWKAGLVERKSAKVNWDPEDMTVLANEQVIDGRGWRSGALVEQRDLTQWFFKITSMSQDLLDGLETLDRWPEKVKLMQSNWIGRSEGLLIRWALANPPPGESELEVYTTRPDTIFGASFMAIAADHPLAKRAAEFNPDLTAFIEDIRHRGTSAAELETAEKRGFDTGLRVVHPFDPAWTLPIYVANFVLMDYGTGAIFGCPSGDQRDLDFARKYGLPVVPVVMPEGADAATFEIRDEAYVDDGVMINSRFLDGMKPKQAFDEVARLLGEQMVEGRPQGERKVQFRLRDWLISRQRYWGCPIPVIHCDDCGSLPVPADQLPVELPSDVNFDRPGNPLDHHPTWKHVACPQCGKDARRDTDTMDTFVDSSWYFARFTDPWDTEEPTDLAHVDGPKGWLPVNQYIGGIEHAILHLLYSRFFTRAMKATGHLNTVEEPFEGLFTQGMVVHETYKGPQGWVTPAEIRIEETDGQRSATMLSDGAPVEIGSIEKMSKSKKNVVDPDDIIASYGADTARWFMLSDSPPDRDVIWTEAGVEGAHRFVQRVWRLVSEAAPHLEGVAPEAASSGAAGAISKAAHKAVKAVGEDIGKLAFNKAVARLYELVNAVHGPAGTLSRGTDAATKGALREALEMLIRMIAPMMPHLAEECWATLGCEGLVANQKWPDFDPALVVDNEITYPVQVNGKKRGDLTIARDADQAAVENAALALDAVVKALDGKPPRKVIVVPQRIVNVVA, encoded by the coding sequence ATGGCAACCGAACGATACAATCCGCGCGCGTCCGAACCGAAATGGCAGAAAGCCTGGGACGACGCCAGGCTCTTCGAGACGAAGAACGACGACCCGCGTCCGAAATACTACGTCCTCGAAATGTTCCCCTATCCGTCCGGGCGCATCCACATGGGGCACGTCCGCAACTATACGCTGGGCGACGTTCTGACGCGCTACAAGCGCGCCATAGGCTTCAACGTCCTGCATCCGTTCGGCTGGGACGCGTTCGGCCTGCCGGCCGAGAACGCGGCGCGCGACAACAAGGTCGACCCGCGCGCCTGGACCTATGCCAATATCGAGACGATGAAGAGCCAGTTGCGGACGCTGGGCTTTTCCTGGGACTGGTCGCGCGAATTCGCCACCTGCGACCCGAGCTACTACAAGCATCAGCAGAAGATGTTCCTCGACTTCTGGAAGGCTGGGCTGGTCGAGCGCAAGTCGGCCAAGGTCAACTGGGACCCCGAGGACATGACCGTGCTCGCCAACGAGCAGGTCATTGACGGACGCGGCTGGCGGTCCGGCGCGCTGGTCGAGCAGCGCGACCTGACGCAATGGTTCTTCAAGATCACCTCGATGAGCCAGGACCTGCTCGACGGGCTTGAGACGCTCGACCGCTGGCCCGAGAAGGTCAAGCTGATGCAGTCGAACTGGATCGGCCGGTCCGAGGGCCTGCTGATCCGCTGGGCGCTCGCCAACCCGCCTCCGGGCGAGAGCGAACTGGAAGTCTACACGACGCGGCCGGATACGATCTTCGGCGCGTCCTTCATGGCGATCGCCGCGGACCATCCGCTGGCGAAGCGGGCGGCGGAATTCAATCCCGACCTTACCGCCTTCATCGAGGATATCCGCCATCGCGGCACGTCCGCCGCCGAACTGGAGACCGCCGAGAAGCGCGGCTTCGACACAGGTCTGCGCGTCGTGCATCCGTTCGATCCGGCCTGGACGCTGCCGATCTACGTCGCGAACTTCGTGCTGATGGATTACGGCACGGGCGCTATTTTCGGCTGTCCGTCCGGCGATCAGCGCGACCTCGACTTCGCCCGCAAATACGGTCTGCCGGTCGTGCCGGTGGTCATGCCGGAAGGCGCCGATGCCGCGACTTTCGAAATCCGCGACGAGGCCTATGTCGACGACGGCGTGATGATCAATTCGCGCTTCCTTGACGGCATGAAGCCGAAGCAGGCCTTTGACGAGGTCGCGCGCCTGCTCGGCGAGCAGATGGTGGAGGGGCGTCCGCAGGGTGAGCGCAAGGTGCAGTTCCGGCTGCGCGACTGGCTGATCTCGCGCCAGCGCTACTGGGGTTGCCCGATCCCGGTCATCCATTGCGACGATTGCGGTTCCCTGCCGGTGCCGGCCGATCAACTGCCGGTCGAGCTGCCTTCCGACGTCAATTTCGACAGGCCGGGCAATCCGCTGGACCACCATCCGACGTGGAAGCATGTCGCCTGCCCGCAATGCGGCAAGGACGCGCGGCGCGACACGGATACGATGGATACGTTCGTCGATTCGTCCTGGTATTTCGCGCGCTTCACCGATCCTTGGGACACGGAGGAGCCGACCGATCTCGCTCATGTCGACGGCCCGAAGGGCTGGCTGCCGGTCAATCAGTATATAGGCGGCATCGAGCACGCGATCCTGCACCTGCTCTATTCGCGCTTCTTCACCCGCGCCATGAAGGCGACGGGCCATCTCAATACGGTCGAGGAGCCGTTCGAGGGCCTGTTCACGCAGGGCATGGTTGTCCACGAGACCTACAAGGGTCCGCAGGGCTGGGTAACGCCGGCCGAGATCCGGATCGAGGAGACGGACGGCCAGCGCAGCGCGACCATGTTGTCGGACGGCGCGCCGGTCGAGATAGGCTCGATCGAGAAGATGTCGAAGTCGAAGAAGAACGTGGTCGATCCCGACGACATCATCGCCAGCTACGGCGCCGACACGGCGCGCTGGTTCATGCTGTCGGACTCGCCGCCGGATCGCGACGTGATCTGGACGGAGGCCGGCGTCGAGGGCGCGCATCGCTTCGTGCAGCGCGTCTGGCGTCTCGTCTCCGAGGCCGCGCCGCATCTGGAGGGCGTCGCGCCGGAGGCTGCTTCCTCCGGCGCGGCGGGCGCGATCTCGAAGGCCGCGCACAAGGCCGTCAAGGCCGTCGGCGAGGATATCGGCAAGCTCGCCTTCAACAAGGCCGTCGCGCGCCTCTACGAACTCGTCAACGCCGTGCATGGCCCGGCCGGAACCCTCTCGCGGGGGACGGATGCCGCGACGAAAGGTGCGCTCCGCGAGGCGCTGGAGATGCTGATCAGGATGATCGCGCCGATGATGCCGCATCTGGCCGAGGAGTGCTGGGCGACTCTTGGCTGCGAAGGCCTCGTGGCGAATCAGAAATGGCCGGATTTCGACCCTGCGCTGGTCGTCGACAACGAGATCACCTATCCAGTGCAGGTGAACGGCAAGAAGCGGGGCGATTTGACAATCGCGCGCGACGCGGATCAAGCTGCGGTGGAGAATGCGGCGCTGGCGCTCGATGCCGTGGTCAAGGCTCTCGACGGCAAGCCGCCGCGCAAGGTCATCGTGGTCCCGCAGCGGATCGTGAATGTCGTTGCCTGA
- a CDS encoding YggS family pyridoxal phosphate-dependent enzyme, whose protein sequence is MSDAVARLNEVRANIEKAERAAKRAAGGVTLVAVSKTFDAGDIRPVIEAGQRIFGENRVQEAMGKWPALKADFADLELHLIGPLQSNKTKEAVALFDVIETVDREKIAAELAKEIARQGRAPKLYVQVNTGSEPQKAGIEPTEAVAFVRRCRDVHGLAIEGLMCIPPADENPGPHFALLEKLAREAGVEKLSMGMSGDYETAIAFGATGVRVGSAIFGSR, encoded by the coding sequence ATGAGCGACGCGGTTGCGCGATTGAACGAGGTGCGCGCCAACATCGAAAAGGCGGAACGAGCGGCAAAGCGGGCGGCAGGCGGCGTGACGCTCGTCGCCGTGTCGAAGACCTTCGATGCCGGCGATATCCGGCCCGTCATCGAAGCCGGCCAGCGCATCTTCGGCGAAAACCGCGTGCAGGAGGCCATGGGTAAATGGCCGGCCCTGAAGGCGGATTTCGCCGATCTCGAACTGCACCTCATTGGCCCGCTGCAATCGAACAAGACGAAGGAGGCGGTGGCGCTGTTCGATGTGATCGAGACGGTGGATCGGGAAAAGATCGCCGCCGAACTGGCGAAGGAAATCGCCAGACAGGGCAGGGCGCCGAAACTCTATGTGCAGGTGAATACCGGCTCGGAGCCGCAGAAGGCCGGCATCGAGCCGACCGAGGCGGTCGCCTTCGTCAGACGCTGCCGGGATGTACACGGGCTCGCAATCGAGGGGCTGATGTGCATCCCGCCGGCGGACGAGAATCCGGGACCGCATTTCGCGCTGCTCGAAAAGCTGGCGCGCGAGGCGGGCGTCGAAAAGCTCTCCATGGGCATGTCGGGAGACTACGAGACCGCGATCGCTTTCGGCGCGACCGGCGTGCGCGTCGGCAGCGCGATCTTCGGCAGCCGGTAG
- a CDS encoding DMT family transporter: MVVGILMFALNDTMGKWLVATYTVGQVLLVRSAAALVVLSPAVARAGWRSMFAVERPMVQVLRVAVSSAEVYLFYFAVMYLPLADAMTYWMAAPIYVAALSPLFLGEHVGWRRWTAIFIGFCGVLVALQPSSATLSPAAIVSIGGSLAFAMMLITSRMLRGTPDVALVFWQMVGAGLLGLVTAPFGWVPISAFDLSLLALLGVVAMMAHVCVNRALKYGDAATVVPFQYTMLFWAVVFGWLVFGDVPQIHVLIGAAIIVGAGLFIFFREQKLKKAPPEVMEV, encoded by the coding sequence ATGGTCGTCGGCATCCTGATGTTCGCGCTCAACGACACGATGGGCAAATGGCTGGTCGCCACCTACACGGTGGGGCAGGTGCTGCTGGTCCGCAGCGCGGCGGCGCTCGTCGTGCTCTCGCCGGCGGTGGCCAGAGCCGGATGGCGATCGATGTTCGCGGTCGAGCGCCCGATGGTGCAAGTCCTGCGCGTCGCCGTGTCGTCCGCCGAAGTCTATCTGTTCTATTTCGCGGTCATGTACCTGCCGCTGGCGGATGCGATGACCTACTGGATGGCGGCGCCGATCTACGTTGCCGCGCTTTCGCCCCTGTTCCTCGGCGAGCATGTCGGCTGGCGGCGATGGACGGCGATCTTCATCGGCTTCTGCGGCGTGCTCGTCGCGTTGCAGCCGTCTTCTGCCACGCTGTCGCCAGCCGCCATCGTGTCGATCGGCGGCAGTCTTGCCTTTGCCATGATGCTGATAACGTCGCGCATGCTGCGCGGCACGCCCGATGTCGCGCTCGTCTTCTGGCAGATGGTCGGGGCCGGGCTGCTCGGCCTCGTCACGGCGCCTTTCGGCTGGGTGCCGATCAGCGCTTTCGATCTGTCGCTGCTGGCCCTGCTCGGCGTCGTGGCGATGATGGCGCATGTCTGCGTCAACCGGGCGCTGAAATATGGCGACGCGGCGACCGTGGTGCCGTTTCAGTACACGATGCTGTTCTGGGCGGTCGTCTTCGGCTGGCTGGTCTTCGGCGACGTGCCCCAGATTCACGTGCTGATCGGCGCGGCTATCATCGTCGGCGCCGGCCTCTTCATCTTCTTCCGCGAGCAGAAGCTGAAGAAGGCGCCGCCGGAGGTGATGGAAGTCTGA